A genomic region of Micromonospora sp. NBC_01796 contains the following coding sequences:
- a CDS encoding SDR family NAD(P)-dependent oxidoreductase: MSPAPNTRDLVIAISAGSLLEPSPRIATAARHGGGHGVLDLASGDSWTLTGLAQATAGSSEPIGVRVPAGCTATPADVDRAGHGRVDLVVVPLDTPWPLAEVVDRYRVLVEVTSLDDARLAAAAGAHGLIARGMEGGGRVSELSSFVLLQQLAAADGIDLPIWVAGGIGPRTAVACVIGGATGVVLDSQLTLMPESELPADVRGTIRRLDGSETVLVDGVRGIRRGGPHDSASQLLPIGQDGWLAAVFAQRWPDTAAAVRGIRATLLEAIAEPAAGDALAPGAALADALNVRIPVVQGPMTRVSDEAPFAAAVAADGALPFIALALSGAEQSRRVLRETADRLGDRPWGVGVLGFAPDELRAAQLEAIREIRPACAIIAGGRPSQATVLEQDGINTFLHVPSPGLLRQFLRSGARKFVFEGAECGGHVGPRASFPLWEAQLLVLEEFLADKPDDAGRLQLLFAGGIHDARSAAMVAAMAAPLTGRGARIGLLMGTAYLFTSEAVEEGAIQPLFHQQAIAATGTSLLETAPGHATRCLPSPFVDDFHGVREELESAGVENRQVWEQLELLNVGRLRIASKGVRREEDGLARVDEAVQAVEGMFMAGQVAVLRHAPTTVAELHAQVTTEAREFHAVRAAALRAELTPPATPVEEPPAPLDIAIVGMSCILPGSPDLHSFWQTVLGGADAVTEVPTDRWDVDTYYAPEVGPGQAGRISVSRWGGFIDPVPFDAIRYGIPPAALSSIDPTQLLALEVAHRALVDAGYPYDAAGADHSQTGVVFGAEAGSDMGHAQTLRTMLPAYLGDVPTELEDQLPTVTEDSFPGVLANVIAGRVANRLDLGGPNYTIDAACASSLAAMDAACKELSAGSSDLMICGGADLHNGINDYLMFTSAHALSPTGRCRTFDSTGDGIALGEGVACVVLKRLADAERDGDRIYAVIKGVGSSSDGRALGLTAPRASGQRRALDRAYHRTGVSPRQVGLVEAHGTGTVVGDRTELETLTRFFDEAGAEPGSCALGSVKSQIGHTKCAAGLAGVIKASLALYTGVKPPTIHLTRPNPAWSPERSPFAFYTGARPWTAPAAERLAGVSAFGFGGTNFHTVLSAYPNGPEPRHTRQSWPAELFCFRGADRPAAQSRVRRLVEMLATRDELGRPWSLRDLAASLAGEADHRAGAVRIAVVARDRDELAKLLDRALAGEHDPARGLVQPPDDPEPGKVAFLFPGQGSQRPGALAELFVAFPELRHYLRLGDEWADLLFPPSAFDPETVREQEDRVRDTRVAQPVLGIGGLAVDHLLRRLGVRPDLAGGHSYGELVALCVADAFDPETLLALSRQRADAILAATGDDPGTMAAVTGTAEQVGRVLAEAGLAGEVVLANRNTPTQVVISGPTPAVGSAVAALREAGLTARGLSVACAFHSPVVAGGTARFAEALAASTVREPAIPVWSNHTAAPYDGDADRVRERLAAQIGAPVRFVEQVESMYASGARIFVEAGPGQVLTKLVRAVLGDRPHLAVAAEPRPEEGLRGFLVGVAQLACAGVPVRTGWLFQGRDTVDLATVEPARRPFWTVDGQLVRDQFGNSLPGGMTPPRRIKELSMTASNETTFGGRDGRDELLSEFLRTSRDMIASQRDVMLAYFGEGAGGRLVWQPTEAYPPVVLPGHGNEVAPVTTTALVAVSPAAPAGAVDVAAVPVAASGPDFQTAILDVISERTGYPVDLIELDLDLEADLSIDSIKRAEVAGEVAARLRLAVEGDEAELEDLVKARTVRTMVDWLNHKMRSTAGTTVIHATAVLGPASGSAHSGGLVATGTVVVARPDFQTAILDVISERTGYPVDLIELDLDLEADLSIDSIKRAEVAGEVAARLRLAVEGDEAELEDLVKARTVRTMVDWLNQKMQGEAVAAPSVGNGALAPPPAPRALTTAAPAPMAAPSTPATMSPAIAPAPVPAVAVADTVTVAAEVTTGARAGITPKRLLPQAKVIAGPSGADAGAPLAGQPVDVLAGTSFLITGASPALAYLAELLQEHGAGGQTGVADGKQAGQLGGFDGLILLDGLTGAGAPLLPEIFPFLKQALAAGPRWLLAAGPVGGTDRTDGLAGLFRTIAREYPQVTARYVEVDAAADPQRIARHLLDELLAGGDAPVVVRGETERTTVDLAPVALGAVATSGAGPAGDGASEAAAIGLDRDSVVVLVGGARGITPWFARAVAMASRCRIELVGRTPLPTEPEDPDLVSARDRASLRAALARRGLRSPAEIERTAQAVLAAREVEATLGELRELGSEVRYHALDVRDASATRSLLLDIERTHGRVDGVVYAAGVIEDKLIAEKDPQSFARVFGTKVEGARSVLAGLDELGSAPRFVVLFGSIAAAYGNRGQGDYAAANDAIDAIGARWAAGTGNRCVTVHWGPWAPGAGHGGMVSAELSREYARRGIELIDPEAGALSLLSELAWGDPKINSVVYTASGW, from the coding sequence ATGAGCCCTGCACCGAACACACGCGATCTGGTGATCGCGATCAGCGCCGGTAGCCTCCTCGAACCCAGTCCCCGGATCGCCACAGCCGCCCGCCACGGCGGCGGTCACGGCGTCCTGGACCTCGCCTCCGGCGACAGCTGGACACTCACCGGCCTGGCCCAGGCCACCGCCGGATCAAGCGAGCCGATCGGCGTACGCGTACCGGCCGGCTGCACCGCCACACCGGCCGATGTGGACCGGGCGGGGCACGGTCGGGTCGACCTGGTCGTCGTACCGCTGGACACACCCTGGCCACTGGCCGAGGTGGTCGACAGGTACCGGGTGCTGGTCGAGGTGACCAGCCTCGACGACGCCCGGCTGGCCGCCGCCGCCGGGGCGCACGGGCTCATCGCGCGGGGCATGGAGGGCGGCGGCAGGGTCAGCGAACTCAGCTCGTTCGTCCTGCTCCAGCAACTGGCCGCGGCCGACGGCATCGACCTGCCGATCTGGGTCGCCGGCGGCATCGGTCCCCGCACCGCCGTCGCCTGCGTCATCGGCGGGGCGACCGGGGTCGTCCTGGACAGCCAGCTCACCCTCATGCCGGAGTCCGAGCTGCCGGCGGACGTACGGGGCACTATCCGCCGGCTGGACGGGTCCGAGACGGTCCTGGTCGACGGTGTACGCGGGATCCGCCGGGGCGGCCCGCACGACAGCGCCTCGCAACTGCTGCCGATCGGCCAGGACGGCTGGCTCGCCGCCGTCTTCGCCCAGCGTTGGCCCGACACCGCAGCCGCCGTACGCGGAATCCGCGCCACCCTCCTCGAAGCGATCGCCGAACCGGCCGCCGGTGACGCCCTGGCGCCGGGTGCCGCCCTCGCCGACGCCCTCAACGTCCGGATACCCGTGGTGCAGGGCCCGATGACCCGGGTCAGCGACGAGGCCCCGTTCGCGGCCGCGGTCGCCGCCGACGGTGCGCTGCCCTTCATCGCGCTCGCCCTCTCCGGCGCGGAACAGTCCCGTCGGGTGCTCCGGGAGACCGCCGACCGGCTGGGCGACCGGCCCTGGGGCGTCGGGGTGCTGGGCTTCGCGCCCGATGAGCTGCGCGCGGCACAACTCGAAGCGATCCGCGAGATCAGGCCCGCCTGCGCGATCATCGCGGGCGGGCGCCCGTCCCAGGCCACGGTGTTGGAGCAGGACGGGATCAACACCTTCCTGCACGTACCGTCACCTGGGCTGCTGCGGCAGTTCCTCCGGTCGGGTGCGCGCAAGTTCGTCTTCGAGGGCGCGGAGTGCGGCGGCCACGTCGGGCCACGGGCGAGCTTTCCCCTGTGGGAGGCGCAGCTGTTGGTACTGGAGGAGTTCCTGGCGGACAAGCCGGACGACGCCGGGCGGTTGCAGCTACTGTTCGCGGGCGGCATCCACGACGCGCGGTCGGCGGCGATGGTCGCCGCCATGGCCGCGCCCCTGACCGGGCGCGGGGCGCGGATCGGGCTGCTGATGGGGACCGCCTACCTCTTCACTTCCGAGGCGGTCGAAGAGGGCGCCATCCAGCCCCTGTTCCACCAGCAGGCCATCGCGGCCACCGGTACGTCGCTGCTGGAGACCGCGCCCGGACACGCGACCCGGTGCCTGCCGAGTCCCTTCGTCGACGACTTCCACGGCGTACGGGAGGAACTGGAATCGGCCGGGGTGGAGAACCGCCAGGTCTGGGAACAGCTGGAGCTGCTGAACGTCGGCCGGCTGCGGATCGCCAGCAAGGGCGTACGCCGGGAGGAAGACGGCCTGGCGCGGGTCGACGAGGCGGTCCAGGCGGTCGAGGGGATGTTCATGGCCGGCCAGGTTGCCGTGCTGCGCCACGCGCCGACCACGGTCGCGGAACTGCACGCGCAGGTCACCACCGAGGCACGGGAGTTCCACGCGGTACGGGCCGCCGCGCTGCGCGCCGAACTCACCCCGCCGGCCACACCGGTGGAGGAGCCCCCCGCGCCGCTGGACATCGCGATCGTCGGCATGTCCTGCATCCTGCCGGGCTCCCCCGACCTGCACAGCTTCTGGCAGACCGTGCTCGGCGGCGCCGACGCGGTCACCGAGGTGCCGACCGACCGGTGGGACGTCGACACGTACTACGCACCCGAGGTCGGCCCCGGACAGGCGGGGCGGATCAGCGTCTCCCGGTGGGGCGGGTTCATCGATCCGGTCCCGTTCGACGCGATCCGCTACGGGATCCCCCCGGCGGCGCTGAGCAGCATCGACCCGACCCAGTTGCTCGCGCTGGAGGTGGCGCACCGGGCGCTGGTCGACGCCGGATACCCGTACGACGCGGCCGGCGCGGACCACAGCCAGACCGGGGTGGTGTTCGGTGCCGAGGCCGGCAGCGACATGGGCCACGCCCAGACGCTGCGGACCATGCTCCCGGCCTACCTGGGTGACGTGCCGACCGAGTTGGAGGACCAACTTCCCACGGTCACCGAGGACAGCTTCCCCGGCGTGCTGGCCAACGTCATCGCCGGCCGGGTCGCCAACCGTCTCGACCTCGGCGGCCCCAACTACACCATCGACGCCGCCTGTGCCTCCTCGCTGGCCGCGATGGACGCCGCCTGCAAGGAACTCAGCGCCGGCAGCAGCGACCTGATGATCTGCGGTGGCGCCGACCTGCACAACGGCATCAACGACTACCTGATGTTCACCTCCGCGCACGCCCTCTCCCCGACCGGGAGGTGCCGTACGTTCGACAGCACCGGCGACGGCATCGCCCTCGGTGAGGGGGTGGCGTGCGTCGTACTGAAGCGGCTGGCCGACGCCGAACGCGACGGCGACCGGATCTACGCCGTGATCAAGGGCGTCGGAAGCTCCAGTGACGGACGCGCGCTCGGACTCACCGCGCCGAGGGCGAGCGGGCAGCGGCGTGCCCTCGACCGGGCCTACCACCGTACCGGCGTCTCCCCCCGACAGGTCGGCCTGGTCGAGGCGCACGGCACCGGCACCGTGGTCGGCGACCGTACCGAGCTGGAGACCCTGACCCGGTTCTTCGACGAGGCCGGCGCGGAGCCCGGTAGTTGCGCGCTGGGCTCGGTGAAGTCGCAGATCGGGCACACCAAGTGTGCCGCCGGCCTGGCCGGCGTGATCAAGGCGAGCCTGGCGCTCTACACCGGAGTCAAGCCACCCACGATCCACCTGACCCGCCCGAACCCGGCGTGGAGCCCGGAACGCAGCCCGTTCGCGTTCTACACCGGTGCCCGCCCGTGGACGGCGCCGGCAGCCGAGCGGCTGGCCGGGGTGAGCGCGTTCGGCTTCGGCGGGACGAACTTCCACACCGTGCTCAGCGCGTACCCGAACGGCCCGGAGCCACGGCACACCCGGCAGTCCTGGCCGGCGGAACTCTTCTGCTTCCGCGGCGCCGACCGCCCTGCCGCCCAGTCGCGGGTACGGCGGCTGGTGGAGATGCTCGCGACCCGCGACGAACTGGGCCGACCGTGGTCACTGCGTGACCTGGCCGCATCCCTGGCCGGCGAGGCGGATCACCGGGCGGGCGCGGTCCGGATCGCCGTCGTCGCCCGTGACCGGGACGAACTCGCCAAGCTGTTGGACCGGGCCCTGGCCGGCGAGCACGATCCGGCGCGGGGACTGGTCCAACCGCCGGACGACCCGGAGCCGGGCAAGGTGGCCTTCCTCTTCCCCGGTCAGGGCAGCCAGCGACCCGGAGCGCTCGCCGAACTGTTCGTGGCGTTCCCCGAGTTGCGGCACTATCTGCGCCTCGGTGACGAGTGGGCGGACCTGCTCTTCCCGCCGTCGGCGTTCGACCCCGAGACAGTGCGCGAGCAGGAGGACCGGGTACGCGACACCCGGGTCGCCCAGCCCGTACTGGGCATCGGCGGGCTGGCGGTCGACCACCTGCTGCGGCGGCTGGGCGTGCGGCCGGACCTGGCCGGTGGACACAGCTACGGGGAACTGGTCGCGCTCTGCGTGGCCGACGCGTTCGATCCGGAGACCCTGCTCGCGCTGAGCCGGCAACGGGCCGACGCGATCCTCGCCGCGACCGGCGACGATCCGGGCACCATGGCGGCGGTCACCGGCACCGCCGAGCAGGTCGGCCGGGTACTCGCCGAGGCGGGACTGGCCGGCGAGGTGGTACTGGCCAACCGGAACACGCCGACCCAGGTGGTCATCTCCGGTCCGACGCCCGCGGTCGGATCGGCAGTGGCGGCGCTGCGCGAGGCCGGGCTGACTGCCCGGGGACTCTCCGTCGCGTGCGCGTTCCACAGTCCGGTGGTGGCCGGCGGGACCGCACGTTTCGCCGAGGCGCTGGCGGCCAGCACGGTACGCGAGCCGGCGATCCCGGTCTGGTCGAACCACACCGCCGCCCCGTACGACGGCGACGCCGACCGGGTACGTGAACGACTCGCCGCGCAGATCGGCGCACCCGTGCGTTTCGTCGAACAGGTCGAGTCGATGTACGCCAGCGGCGCCCGGATCTTCGTGGAGGCCGGCCCCGGTCAGGTCCTCACCAAACTGGTCCGGGCCGTCCTCGGCGACCGGCCGCACCTCGCGGTCGCTGCCGAACCGCGCCCCGAGGAAGGGCTGCGCGGCTTCCTCGTCGGCGTCGCCCAGCTTGCCTGTGCCGGCGTACCGGTCCGGACCGGTTGGTTGTTCCAGGGCCGCGACACGGTGGACCTCGCGACGGTCGAGCCGGCCCGGCGCCCGTTCTGGACCGTCGACGGCCAGCTCGTACGCGACCAGTTCGGGAACAGCCTGCCCGGCGGGATGACGCCCCCACGACGGATCAAGGAGTTGTCGATGACCGCATCGAACGAGACCACTTTCGGTGGCCGGGACGGCCGCGACGAGTTGTTGAGCGAGTTCCTGCGCACCAGCCGGGACATGATCGCCTCGCAGCGGGACGTGATGCTCGCGTACTTCGGCGAGGGTGCCGGTGGGCGGCTCGTGTGGCAGCCCACCGAGGCGTACCCGCCGGTGGTGCTTCCCGGTCATGGAAACGAGGTCGCACCGGTCACGACGACGGCGCTGGTGGCCGTGTCTCCGGCCGCACCGGCGGGCGCGGTCGACGTGGCTGCCGTGCCGGTCGCCGCGTCCGGTCCCGACTTCCAGACCGCGATCCTCGACGTGATCAGCGAACGCACCGGCTACCCGGTCGACCTCATCGAACTCGACCTCGACCTCGAAGCCGACCTCAGCATCGACTCCATCAAACGCGCCGAAGTCGCCGGCGAGGTCGCCGCACGACTACGCCTCGCCGTCGAAGGCGACGAAGCCGAACTCGAAGACCTCGTCAAAGCCCGCACCGTACGCACCATGGTCGACTGGCTCAACCACAAGATGCGGTCGACGGCGGGCACGACCGTGATCCACGCGACCGCCGTACTCGGACCGGCGAGCGGGTCGGCGCACTCCGGCGGTTTGGTCGCGACCGGCACGGTCGTGGTGGCCCGACCCGACTTCCAGACCGCGATCCTCGACGTGATCAGCGAACGCACCGGCTACCCGGTCGACCTCATCGAACTCGACCTCGACCTCGAAGCCGACCTCAGCATCGACTCCATCAAACGCGCCGAAGTCGCCGGCGAGGTCGCCGCACGACTACGCCTCGCCGTCGAAGGCGACGAAGCCGAACTCGAAGACCTCGTCAAGGCCCGCACCGTACGCACCATGGTCGACTGGCTCAACCAGAAGATGCAGGGGGAGGCCGTTGCCGCACCGTCGGTGGGCAACGGCGCGCTGGCCCCGCCGCCCGCACCACGCGCGCTCACCACCGCCGCACCCGCACCGATGGCGGCGCCATCCACGCCGGCCACGATGAGTCCGGCCATCGCACCCGCGCCCGTCCCCGCCGTCGCCGTCGCCGACACCGTGACGGTCGCTGCCGAGGTCACCACCGGGGCCCGGGCGGGGATCACGCCGAAGCGGCTCCTGCCCCAGGCGAAGGTGATCGCGGGACCTTCCGGCGCGGACGCCGGTGCCCCGCTCGCCGGGCAGCCCGTCGACGTGCTCGCCGGGACCAGTTTCCTCATCACCGGCGCCAGTCCGGCGCTGGCCTACCTCGCCGAACTCCTCCAGGAGCATGGGGCGGGTGGGCAGACCGGTGTAGCGGACGGGAAGCAGGCCGGTCAGCTCGGCGGCTTCGACGGGCTGATCCTGCTCGACGGGTTGACCGGCGCCGGAGCCCCTCTGCTGCCCGAGATCTTCCCGTTCCTCAAGCAGGCGCTCGCAGCCGGTCCACGCTGGCTGCTGGCGGCGGGACCCGTTGGCGGGACCGACCGTACCGATGGACTGGCCGGCCTGTTCCGTACCATTGCCAGGGAGTACCCGCAGGTCACGGCCAGGTACGTCGAGGTCGACGCGGCCGCCGACCCGCAGCGGATCGCCCGACACCTGCTCGACGAACTGCTGGCCGGCGGGGACGCACCGGTTGTCGTACGGGGCGAGACCGAGCGGACCACGGTCGACCTCGCACCGGTGGCGCTGGGAGCGGTGGCGACGAGCGGTGCCGGGCCGGCCGGCGACGGCGCCTCCGAGGCAGCGGCGATCGGCCTCGACCGGGACTCGGTGGTCGTCCTGGTCGGTGGGGCGCGCGGGATCACGCCGTGGTTCGCCCGTGCGGTGGCCATGGCGAGCCGCTGCCGGATCGAGCTGGTGGGTCGCACGCCACTGCCGACCGAGCCGGAGGATCCGGACCTGGTGTCGGCCCGGGACAGGGCGTCGTTGCGGGCCGCGCTCGCCCGCCGGGGTCTACGGTCACCGGCGGAGATCGAACGCACCGCGCAGGCGGTCCTGGCCGCCCGCGAGGTCGAGGCG